A section of the Fibrobacter sp. UWB15 genome encodes:
- a CDS encoding endo-1,4-beta-xylanase, which yields MWGHVEKERGNYDWAGCDLAYNWAKANNAHFTFRTLLWGSQNPQWLSTLDVSEIKKTWTDWIDAVQEHYPDLKMIEVVNEAVKSANNHHSDFARSKLVEALGGDSGNYNSW from the coding sequence ATTTGGGGGCATGTCGAAAAAGAACGCGGCAATTACGACTGGGCTGGTTGCGACCTCGCCTACAATTGGGCAAAAGCAAACAACGCCCATTTCACTTTCCGAACACTCTTGTGGGGTTCCCAAAATCCACAGTGGTTGAGCACGCTCGATGTCAGCGAAATCAAAAAAACATGGACCGATTGGATTGACGCCGTTCAAGAACATTACCCCGACCTCAAAATGATCGAAGTCGTAAACGAGGCTGTAAAATCAGCCAACAACCATCACTCCGATTTCGCCCGTTCCAAACTTGTCGAAGCCCTTGGCGGCGATAGCGGCAACTATAATTCGTGGTGA